The Euphorbia lathyris chromosome 2, ddEupLath1.1, whole genome shotgun sequence genome includes a window with the following:
- the LOC136219770 gene encoding 2-hydroxyisoflavanone dehydratase-like translates to MGSIETAKEVAAELPPFFRVFKDGSVERFIGAPTVPPTPEDPETGVSSKDITISKEPPISARLYLPKLTQPPEQKKLPILVYFHGGGFCIESAYSSTETKYMNSLVSQAKVVAISIEYRLAPESPLPIAFEDCWTALQWVASHHSSTENELEEKEEWIINHGDFNRFFIGGDSAGANIAHNIAMRIGSEGMKNDVKLLGFYLTHPYFWGSKAIGSEPDIDREQILPHRVWSFLYPSVAGGIDSPMMNPAADGAPSLAGLPGCRLLISVSEKDELRDRGVLYYKSVKESGWKGEVELIEVEGEGHAFHILQFGTENANNLILRLASFLLKST, encoded by the coding sequence ATGGGTTCAATTGAAACAGCCAAGGAAGTTGCAGCCGAGCTTCCACCTTTCTTCAGAGTTTTCAAGGATGGATCAGTTGAGCGATTCATCGGAGCTCCGACCGTCCCTCCAACTCCAGAAGATCCAGAAACAGGAGTCTCCTCCAAAGACATTACAATCTCAAAAGAACCTCCAATTTCAGCAAGGCTTTATCTCCCAAAACTCACTCAACCACCAGAGCAGAAAAAACTCCCAATCTTGGTCTACTTCCACGGCGGAGGCTTCTGCATTGAGTCTGCTTATTCCTCAACCGAAACCAAATACATGAACTCCTTGGTTTCTCAGGCGAAAGTCGTCGCTATCTCAATAGAATACAGATTAGCCCCTGAAAGCCCTCTCCCTATCGCTTTCGAAGATTGCTGGACTGCTCTTCAGTGGGTAGCATCTCATCACTCAAGTACAGAAAACGAAttagaagaaaaagaggaatgGATAATTAATCATGGTGATTTCAATCGATTTTTCATCGGCGGGGATAGCGCCGGGGCCAATATTGCTCATAATATAGCAATGAGAATTGGATCTGAAGGAATGAAAAACGATGTTAAACTTCTAGGTTTTTACCTTACGCATCCTTACTTTTGGGGATCGAAGGCGATTGGATCGGAACCGGATATAGATCGGGAGCAGATATTGCCGCATAGAGTTTGGTCGTTTTTGTATCCATCTGTAGCTGGTGGAATTGATAGTCCGATGATGAATCCTGCTGCTGACGGAGCTCCGTCGTTGGCGGGGCTTCCTGGATGTAGGTTGCTGATAAGTGTATCGGAGAAGGATGAGCTGAGGGATAGAGGAGTATTGTACTATAAATCAGTGAAAGAAAGTGGATGGAAAGGAGAAGTGGAGCTGATTGAAGTGGAAGGAGAAGGTCATGCTTTTCATATTCTTCAATTTGGAACTGAGAATGCTAATAATTTGATTCTTCGTCTAGCTTCTTTTCTTCTCAAGTCAACCTAA